The genomic window CCACCGGGGCAAGGTGGAAGGCCGCGGTGCCGACCCAATCGGCGAGCGTGCTGCGCTGGAGCTCGATCCCGGAGCGCGCGAGGATCTGGCTCTGGCGATACAAGGGCAGATGGTCGGCGAACTTGGCGACGAGCACATGCGCGATGGCGCCCTCGGTCGGTAGCCCGCCCTCGATCAGGTGGGCGGGGGCCGGAGCCTGGGTGATCCCTTCGGCGCAGGCACGACAGGCATACTTTGGCCGGACCGTCACGATGACGCGGAGCTGGGCCGGCACGATGTCCAGCCGCTCGCTGCGGTCGTCACGCCAAAGGCGTGCTTGCAGCACGACGCCGATCCGGTGCATCGTGCCGCAGCCGCACGGACAGTCCAGGCTGGCCGGCTCGATCACCTGCTCGGTCCGGGGGAGTCCTTCGGGCAGATTGCCTCGGTTGCGCCGGGCGCTCTTGGCTCGCCGCGGACCGGACGCGGCCGGGGTGTCTTCATCCTGCTGCGCCTCGGCCTCGGCGACGGCAGTTTCCAGGTCCTCGAAGGCCAGCTGCCGCTCGTCCTCGCTGAGCCTCTCGGACTTCTTGCCATGCACGACCTGGTTCAGCTCGGCGACGAGATGCTCGAGGCGCTTGTTGGCTTCCCTGAGTGCATCGCGCTCACGCAGCACGGCCAGAACAGCTTCACGCTGGTCTTCCGGAATGGCCGACAGGTCGAGGGATGGGGCGCTGGACATGGCGGGATCATACCCTGCTCCCGTCCTCGGCAGGCAGGCTTTCCCGCCCCTGAGTCATTCTGCCACAGCCGGGCGGCGCGTCTCCAGGGACCGCACCCGCCGCCAATCCAGCGCGGCGAACAGCGCCTCGAACTGGGCGCGGTTCAGCGTCATCGCCCCATTCCGGATCGCGGGCCAGGTGAAGGTGCTCTCTTCCAGCCGCTTGTAGGGTGAGCCATTGCGTCGCCATGCGTTCGAGACCGATGGCGAACACGAGGCCGCTGCCGTCCCAGAACAGGAGCTTCATCCGGTCCGCGCGCTTCGCCCGGAAGACGAAGACCGCACCGGTGAAGGGATCCTCGGCCAGGGTCGACTGCACCAGGGCCGCCAGGCCATCATGTCCCTTGCGGAAGTCTACCGGCTTCGTCGCCACCAGGATGCGGACGCCTTGGGACGGCATCAGCATGTCGGTGCTTCCAGAGCATGCACGATCGCGGCGATCCGATCTGCCGGCATGTCGGGCGACAGCTCGATCTGCATCGCTCCCCTAATGATCCGGATCATATGCTCGGGCCTCGCGCTCGTCGGCTTGTTCCTCTCGGCCGGATCGCAAACGACCAGCGGCGCGAAGACCGGCTCGCCGATCTCCTCGGCGGGGAGAACCAGCTGTCCGTGCTTTGCCAGGCGCCGCCAGGCCGAGAGCTGGTTCGGGCGGACGCCATACCGACCGGCCACAGCATACACTGTCGCCCCCGGCTCCAAGGTCTCTGCCACAGCGCGAGCCTTAGCATCGTCCGGCCAGCGCCGGTGACCCGACGCGTAGATCTCGACGCCCAGAGATTTGAGAAACGAATTTGTGGCGCACATTGCGAAACGCACTCCCCATCATGAGATGGGTATCACCTCGCAGCGCCAGAGCTCATCTACAACGTGGGCCGCAGACGCCGCTTACGATTGGAGTTGCTTTGACGCAAGACGATGTGCGGGCAGAGCTGCAGCAGTGCCTCCGATGAGCGCAGACGTGCCTCCGAGGCGGCATGAAACACCTTGATGCCTTCGCTATCTGCGAGCGCGTCGGGCCGTAGTCTTTTCCGAGATGGCGCGCTTAAACCGTCAGGCCCGCCGCGGTCATCATCAACCTGAAGCCGTAAGCGAAGGCACCCATCGCCAGGACGCTGGCGAGCCAGATCAAGATGAGCCACCTGAGCCGCGACCACCTGCGTTGAGAGGGCGTCATCAGTGCATCTCCTCGCCCGGAAGAACCTTTCCGCGAAATACGAAGTAGGACCAAGCCGTGTATCCAAGAATGAACGGAATGATGAAGAGCGCCCCGACCAAGGCAAAGCCAAGACTTTGCGGGGGAGCGGCAGCGTCCCAGATCGACACGCCGGGCGGGATGATGTTCGGCCAGAGGCTGATAATGAGCCCCGAGTACCCGAGGAACACCAGGATGAGCGCGAGCACGAAGGGCTTCCAGTCATGTCGTGTAGCGAGGCTGCGAAACAGCGCGATCGAGACCAGCGCTACCAGCACTGGCACCGGCGCAAAGATCAATAGGTTTGGAAGAGTGAACCAGCGGGTCGCGACAGCCGAGCTGGCCAGGGGGGTCCAGAGGCTCACGATCCCCATGGCAGCCAGCAGGAGACAGAGCACCGGCCGCGTCAAGGCCCGCATCCGCCGCTGCAGCTCTCCTCCGGTCTTGAGGATCAGCCAAGTGGAGCCCAGCAGCCCGTAGGCTGCGATCAGTCCTACCCCGGTGAAAAGGCTGAAAGGAGTCAGCCAATCAATGGAACCCGCACCAAGCGCGCGGGCCGGGTCCATGAATGCCCCGATGAATGCGCCCAGAGAGATCCCCTGCGCGAGGGTCGCAATGTAGGAGCCCCAGATGAAGGCCTTGTCCCAAAAGGCCTTGTGGCCATCGACCGCCTTGAAACGGAACTCGAAGGCAACCCCGCGCCAGATCAAGCCACAGAGCATGGCCACGAGCGGCAGGTAGAGTGCGCTGAGGAGTTGTGCATAGGCTGCGGGAAATGCGGCCATCAGCCCTGCCCCGCCGAGAACGAGCCAGGTTTCGTTGCCATCCCAAACCGGCGCCACAGTGTTGACCATTGTGTCCCGGTCCAAGCGGTTGCGCACGAAGGGAAAAAGGATGCCGATGCCGAGATCGAAGCCATCCATGAAGATGTACATCATGACGCCGAAACCGATGATCAGAGCCCAGATGAGTGGAAGATCGATACCCATTCTCAGAACTCCCTTTGGTCAGCGTGGGATTGAAGGTCAGCCGGGACCGCCGAAAGCGGCCGTGCGGGACGTCCGCCTATGGCTGTATGGTCGCTGGCCTGCGGACCATGACCAATCAGCTGCAGCATGTAGTACACACCAGTGCCGAAGACGAAGAAGTACATCACGACGAAGATCGCCAAGGTGGTGGTCAAGGCGAGTGTCGAGTGGTCGCTGACCGCGTCACGGGTCCGCATTATTTCATAGATCACCCAGGGCTGACGACCAACCTCGGTGGTGATCCAGCCTGCCAGAATGGCGATCAGCCCGGAAGGCCCCATCAGGACAGCGGCCCGCAGGAAGAGCCGGTTCTCGAAAAGTGTGCCGCGCTTGCGCAACCAAAGACCTACGAGAGCAAGGCCAATCATCGCGAAGCCGAGCCCGACCATGACCCGGAACGACCAGAAAACAATCGTGGCGTTTGGCCGATCCTCTTTTGCAAAGTCTTTCAGGCCCTTGATCTGCCCATCGAAGCTGTGGGTCAGGATGAGGCTGCTCAGGCGTGGGATCTCGACAGCGAAACGGGTGGTCTCCGCTTCCATGTCCGGCCAGCCGAAAAGGATCAGCGGCACGCCTTCTCCCGACTGGTTTTCCCAGTGGCCCTCCATCGCCGCGACCTTCGCCGGCTGGTGTTCAAGCGTGTTAAGGCCATGTTGATCCCCCACCACGGCTTGCAGCGGCGCCACGATGAGCAGCATCCAAAGCGCCATTGAAAACATCTTGCGCACTTCGGCAGATCGATTGCCGCGCAGCAGGTGCCAGGCTGCGGAAGCGGATACGAAAAGCGCCGTTGCAAGAAAGGCAGCCGTCACCATGTGTGCCAAGCGATAGGGGAAAGACGGATTGAAGACGACCTTCAGCCAATCGGAAGGAATGACGGAGCCGTCCACGATTTCAAACCCTTGCGGCGTCTGCATCCAGCTGTTCGAGGCCAGGATCCAAGTCGCCGAAATCAGCGTGCCGATGGCAACCATCACGGTGGAGAAGAAGTGCAGG from Alloyangia pacifica includes these protein-coding regions:
- a CDS encoding cytochrome ubiquinol oxidase subunit I, producing MLGLTGLELARVQFAFTVSFHIIFPAITIGLASFLAVLEWRWLRTGSAVYRSLYQFWSKVFAVNFAMGVVSGLVMAYQFGTNWSHFSEFAGSVTGPLLAYEVLTAFFLEAGFLGVMLFGWSRVGPNLHFFSTVMVAIGTLISATWILASNSWMQTPQGFEIVDGSVIPSDWLKVVFNPSFPYRLAHMVTAAFLATALFVSASAAWHLLRGNRSAEVRKMFSMALWMLLIVAPLQAVVGDQHGLNTLEHQPAKVAAMEGHWENQSGEGVPLILFGWPDMEAETTRFAVEIPRLSSLILTHSFDGQIKGLKDFAKEDRPNATIVFWSFRVMVGLGFAMIGLALVGLWLRKRGTLFENRLFLRAAVLMGPSGLIAILAGWITTEVGRQPWVIYEIMRTRDAVSDHSTLALTTTLAIFVVMYFFVFGTGVYYMLQLIGHGPQASDHTAIGGRPARPLSAVPADLQSHADQREF
- the cydB gene encoding cytochrome d ubiquinol oxidase subunit II; translated protein: MGIDLPLIWALIIGFGVMMYIFMDGFDLGIGILFPFVRNRLDRDTMVNTVAPVWDGNETWLVLGGAGLMAAFPAAYAQLLSALYLPLVAMLCGLIWRGVAFEFRFKAVDGHKAFWDKAFIWGSYIATLAQGISLGAFIGAFMDPARALGAGSIDWLTPFSLFTGVGLIAAYGLLGSTWLILKTGGELQRRMRALTRPVLCLLLAAMGIVSLWTPLASSAVATRWFTLPNLLIFAPVPVLVALVSIALFRSLATRHDWKPFVLALILVFLGYSGLIISLWPNIIPPGVSIWDAAAPPQSLGFALVGALFIIPFILGYTAWSYFVFRGKVLPGEEMH
- a CDS encoding DUF2474 domain-containing protein yields the protein MTPSQRRWSRLRWLILIWLASVLAMGAFAYGFRLMMTAAGLTV
- the tnpA gene encoding IS66-like element accessory protein TnpA; amino-acid sequence: MCATNSFLKSLGVEIYASGHRRWPDDAKARAVAETLEPGATVYAVAGRYGVRPNQLSAWRRLAKHGQLVLPAEEIGEPVFAPLVVCDPAERNKPTSARPEHMIRIIRGAMQIELSPDMPADRIAAIVHALEAPTC